The following DNA comes from Frankia casuarinae.
CGACCGCTCCACGGGGTCGAAGGATCATCGACAGATCGACGGATCGACAGGGTCGCGAACTGCCGCTTGGCCGTCCGCGTGCTGGCTGTCTCGGGCGTGGTGAGGTGCGGTGCTCGTCTGTTCGTGCTTCGCGGTGTCCGACCGGTTGCTACGCAACGTGATCGCCTCGGGTGCCTGCGACGTTGACGCCGTCGGCGAGCGATGTGATGCCGGGACGGGCTGTGGCGGCTGTGTGGAGGAGATTGCCGAGCTGTTGGGTGAGGCGTCCGCGCGCCGCGGCAGTCCGGTTGCCAGAGCGGGGCAGGGTTCCGGATCGGGTTAGGGCCGCGTGGCGGCCGAAGTGCCGCCGTTGCCGTCGTCACGGAACATCATCAACGCTCTGAGTACGGTCGCGTTCCTGGCCCGTCGGCTACGGAATGAGACCGGCTATGACCGATATCTCGGACCGCCGGCGGACCGGCCCGCCTCCGCGGTGACCGTGCATCGGGCCAGGTGACCGTCATGCTCGGGCGGTGTCCCCGCGCCCGGACACATCCGGTCCACCCGCGAGCTACCGCGTGGAGCTACCGCGTGCTGGGATCACCCTCGCGCTGCCACGACGGCATACGGATGACCCACCCCGACATTGCCGGCTACCGTGGGCCAACCGGCCGAAGTCCGCCTGAGAGGTAGCATCGGCCGGTCGATCCGGCCGAGCCGCGACGCCCCGCTGGTTGCGAGGCACGAGGTCGGCGACGGCGCTGAGTCGGCTGCGCCAGCCGGATCGCGGGCGATGCCTACGGGTACGGTACGGTGCCCCGTGAGGAGGTCGTGGCGATGTCCGCTCGCCAGGTGCGGCGGTTTCAGCTGGAGCGTGACGTTGACGTCTCCGGCGTCTCCGGGACGGGTGCGGTCGCGTTCGGGGCG
Coding sequences within:
- a CDS encoding (2Fe-2S)-binding protein → MLVCSCFAVSDRLLRNVIASGACDVDAVGERCDAGTGCGGCVEEIAELLGEASARRGSPVARAGQGSGSG